CGCCCCGCGCGGCCCGGGCACGGCCAATGCCCACATCATGACCGAATCCGGCGTTCCGCCGCAGGAGCTGGTGGAGGCCATCAACACCTTTATCCAGACCAGCGGCAACCACGGGCACGGCGACGACTTGCGCTGCATGGCCATAACCACCACGCCCGTGGATCTGCGCGTCACCGTCTACCCGCCTGTGGGCATGGATGCGGCCCGGGCTGAAACCCTGCGCCTTGGCGTGGAAAACAGGGTGCGCTGCGCCTTCAGGGAGAATACCGACTTCACTCTTACAAGAGTGCTGCCGCTCACGCGCTTTTCCTTCTCCACCCTCTCGCAGGAGCTGCACGCCCAGTTGCCGGATCTGCGCAGCGTGGAGTTTACCCGCCCTGCGGCGGCAGGCGAAGCCGTCGAGAACGAATTTGTGTGGGTGGACATTGTGCCAGCCCGGGCGCTGCCTGTGCTGGCAAGCCTTGAGGTTGTGCTGGGGGCCGGGCAATGAGCGACGACAGCAAGCTGGATCTGCCGGAAGTAAGCTTCTGGATGAACGGGGCCAACGCGCAGGCCCTGTGCAAGGCTGCGCAGCTCTGGTTTCAGCGTCTGGGGGATGCCGCCATCTGGCCGGCGCGCCAGTTCAACCCCATGACGTGCAGCCTGCCCGTGCTGGATCTGCTGGCATGGCAGCGCGGCGTGGCCCGCTACAGCAACGAGCCGGAACGCCTCTACCGCCTGCGCGTCACCCATGCCTACGCCAACGCGCGCGACTCTGGCCAGACGGCAGGCTGGGGCCGCATTTTTGAGCGCCTGGAGCTTGGGGGCCTCTCCCTGGCCGAGCGCGTACCCGGGCAAGACTGGGATCGCGTGGGCATCATTGCCGACGATTCGCAGTTTCCCGACCAGCAAAACGTGCTGGAAATCATCATTGAGGACTATGGCCGCACCTGCCGCCGCTATTACTTCGACAGCCGCATTCCCATTCCGGCCTTGGCCCACGTGGGCCGATTTTCCTGGCATCAGGAAACCGTAGAAGCCGCCATGAGCACCCGCGCCATTGCCGATGCCGGCGCGCGTATGGCCGTGTTTGACCACCATGCCGCCACACTGGAGGCCCACTTATGAGTACCATTCTGACCGCCGCGGGCGAGAGCCTTATTGCCCGCCTTCAGGCCGAGGGCAAGGCCCTCATTATCGACACAATGATTCTGGCCAACGTGCCCGGACAGGATCACACCCAGGCCATTGCGCCCGGCGTTACCGTGCCGGCAGAGGATCAGATCGCCCTGCGCTACGCCATACCCCCGCAATACCGCGCCTACGTCAACCCCAACCAGGTGGTCTACTCTGCCATGCTGGGCAGCGACATGGGCGACTTTGTCTTCAACTGGCAGGGCCTCTGGTGCAGCGAGCACAACACCCTGGTGGCCGTGGGCACGTTCCCCGCGCTGGAAAAACGCCGCTACGACGAGGCCAACGGCAAGACGGGCAACAACCTGACCCGCAACTTTCTGCTGACCTTCACGGGCGCGCGCGAGCTTACGGGCCTGACCATCAGCGCCGACGTGTGGCAGCTTGATTTTACCGTGCGCCTCAACGGCATTGATGAGCGCCAGCGCCTCGCCAATTTTGACATCTACGGCCAGGCCTTTTTCGATGCCGATGGCTGGCTGCTGCAAAAAACGGCAGAGGCCTACGCCTTTGCGCCGGGCCTTGGCTATGTTGGCGGCATCCGCGCAGCACTGGCCGAGAGCCTGCCCCTGGCTGCGCCGGAAAGCGCCAACCTGCCGCAGAAAGTCTGGCTCGACGTCTGCCTCAAACATACCGGCAGCGACCGCGTGGTCGAGGCCTCGCCCATGCTCACGCCGCCCGCAGCCCCCCTGGCGGACAGCGCCGCTGACGAAACAGGCCTCATGCACTACCGCGCCCTGGTGGCCCGCATCGAGGCGGACGGCTCGGTTACGGATCTGCGACCGCGCAAGAATGCGGGGATTCTGCCAATTCCAGGCGTGGACGGTGTTACAATCATCAACAATAACAATACGCTTATAGTACCTGACGTATATGTGCGCCTTGCCGCAGACATGACTGTTTATGTTTCAATATCTGGAGATGATGGGAATAATGGTCTGACGCCAGACGCTCCAATGCGGACAGTGCAAATGGCACTTAACAAAGTGTCATCATCATATAATCTTGGAACGCATATTGTTACAATTAATATCGCGCCAGGAACGTATGCGGAACGGGTAAGGCTGCCGAGATACCAAGCATCAACTGGGTCTATATCCATTGTTGGCTCTGGAATCGATAGTACAATTGTTGCTGGAATGTCTTTGGATGTTGATGCAACATATTCTATAACTGATCTAACTGTTTCTGCATATGCACAACAGATAAATCCTTGGTGCTTGGCCGTTTCATCAGGCAGAGTAGCGTGCCGTAACTGTAAATTTTGGCTCCCATCAAATGTTACTGGTGCATACTCTTATATGGTATGGGCTAATAATTCCGGACTGATAAATCTAGGGGCAACTGGTAGTTCAGGAATACAAATTGTTTCGAATGCGACAGCCTATCACATGATATTAGCGTCAAGTGGTGGACGGATAGAAATATACGACCACATAACAATGTCTGGAGCTGTTAGTGTTGCTTGTGCTTGCGCACAAACTCTAGGCAGTATCTTTCGCAACGGCACTAGCAATCCGACAATTTCTGGATCTGTCACTGGCAATCGTTATATCGCAACTCTTAACGGTGTTATTTCTGTTAATGGTGGCGGTGCGTCTTATTTCCCCGGCACAATCGCAGGAAATGTTTCTTCAGGGGGGCAATATGTTTAATATCCCTTCTTTCTATAGGCTGGAAGATGGCCGCATCTGGTCTGTTGCGAAAGCATCTTTTGTCGCCAAAGAGGATGCCGCATTGTCGGAATATCTCGATTATGGGCTTGGACTTGGCACAGCCCCAGATACCATGGGTGCGCTGTCTGCAACTGGCCTTCGTGATGCGTTGGCGTTTTACGGATTGCCACTTGGCAACCTCATTTCTCTCACCGAAGCGCAAGCCACACAGCGCGCTGTCATCAATGCGGGATTTGACTCTGCCATGATTGCCAGCCTCACCATGCCCAGCACCAGCACTCCCCCCAGCGCCTATGCCGTGTACACGGTGCTGGAGGAATGGAAGACCGAATACCCGGAAGAATTCGCGGCCCTGCTCGCCATCCATACCGCTCGCCGCGATGCGCTACTGTCCGCAGTGGAAGCGGCCCAAACGGCTGAAGAAGTGCAGGCCATCACCGTCAGCTACGCCGTGTAGGAGGCCCGCATGTTATCCACCGCACTGCCTACCGAGATCAGGGGCGGCATCTGCACTGGCCCTACATCCCCCAAGGAAGACGGCGCCACCGCGCGCGGCCCTGGGCGTGTGACCATCATCAGCGACCGCGTGTTCGACTTCCGCGACTACCCCGCCGCGAAACAGGACGAAGTTATCAGCGGTGTGGATGGGGCAATAGTGCGTTTGCAGCGCTGCGTTATCCTCGGCGGCATCAAAGCCGTACTTGCTGGCAATGGCGATCACCCCGGCAACGACATGCGCTTCGGGCACTGGGAAATGGAAGATTGCTTCATCATGGGAGCAGGCCGCCGCTGCCCTGAAGTGCAGGATTGCGTGGAGCTGACCATGCGCCGCTGCTGGATCCACAACTGGGGCCGCGCTTTCGATGTTCGCTCGTTCGGGGGATGGGCCCACAGGGGCGGGCGCATAGCTGCGGAGCGCTGCCTGTTTACCCAGAGCGGCGGTATCTTCAGCCTAGGACTGCGCACAACCATTGCCGATATTTTCGCGCACGTTGGGCAGGCCTGGAACGATGATGGCCCCAGTGGGCTGCTGCGCTGGCAAACATACCTGCCGGGCGTGTGCAGAGGGCTCACGGCCAACACGGGCGGACTTGCCCTGGCCACAAAGTGCTACCGCAACAAAGGCTGGATCCGCGTTGAAAACTGCAACGAATTTATCACCCTCGCCGCTGCCCGTGAACTTGTCCGCAGCATTGACGCGCTTATGCCGGAAGAAGGCCGCAAGCGCCTGGGCAACCTGGTTGATATGTTCGACGGGCTGGGGGAAGCATGACCGTCTCCTTTTCCCCTTTGCGGCTTCGCCAGCCCACCAGCATTGCCGACATGGCCGAGCGGGTGGGCGGAGCGCTCACGGCCGTGGGTCAAAGCATCAGTGATGGTCTGGCGGATCTGGGCAACCTCTCACTTCCGCCCCTGCCGGAAATGCCGGAGTTTCCTTCAGCCGAGGACATGCGCAAGGGGCTGGGCACTGCGCTGGAAGGTACGGCGCGTTTTCTTGAAGTATCGCCCTACCAGTACGGCATTGGCAGCCGCATGGGCGAGGCCGCGTGGCTCACGCCTGCGCAGGCGCTGCGCCTCACGGCGCAAAGTCTTGGCGGCCTGACCGTGGACGATGTGACGAATATGGATTCCGCACTGGTGCTGGTGCTTACCGCCGCCGTGGATCAGTCCAGCCTGGCCGGTGCGCTTGGCAGCCTCAACAAGGCCTTTCCCCTGCCAGAGCTGCAAAAGCTGCAACGCCGGGCCAAGGGGGTGGCAGATCTGGAGCAGACAAAATTTGTTGTGCCGGCAGCGCCAGCCTACCCGCCGTGGAGCAAGGTCGCCCCGCGCCAGTTGCCGCAGGCGCGCCGATCCAGCCGGGCCATGACAACCATGGTGGCGCAGGCTGAAGGCATGGAAGCCGCGGCAAAGCCGCCCGCTGATGTCATGGCCAATTTCGCCAGACGGCAACAGGCCAGGGTGCAAAAAGCGCAGCAGGATCTGGCGGCGGTTGGCAACGACCTTGCCGCCCTGGTGGATCTTTCCGCCTGGTTCGGCGTGTATGTGGACGGGGCAGCCGCAGTTGCGGCCAAGGCCCTCGCCAGCCTTGCCCCGCCCCTGGACGAGCGCTTCAAGTGCTGCACCGTGCTTTCGTGGTACGGCACCAGGGCCGAGGTGGCCTACTACAAAGAACTTTTCGGCCTATAGGATACAGCCATGCCAGACTTCTTGCTCCTCGATGATTACACCGTTCCCGGCTTCGGCCTGACCGTCTCGCTCACCCTGCCCATCAAGGACGAGGACGCCAGCGGCGATTCTTCCAGCACGTCAAAGGCGGAAAAAGGCAAGAAGGGCAAAAAGCTGGAGGTCAAGACCAAGATCCGCTTCAAGGATGAGGACAAACTCACGGCATTTATGTCCCTGGCTGAAGCCATGAGCAAGGGCGACGGCAGGCTGTTCACCATCACAAACCGCGTGGCCAATGCAGGCGGCATGCGCCAGGGGCGCTTTTCCGGCGATGTGAAAGTGGATCCACAAGAGGGGCTGGCAATGTGGCTCCTGACCTTCAGCCTTGCCGAGCACAAGTCCGTGTCTGAAATGGCTGAAGACCGTGAGGGCACCCCCGCCGTTGCCGCTCAACAGAACAACGGCGACAAGGTGGACGGTGCAGCAGCTCCGGAAGGCTCCACGGCGGAAACCGAACAGATGGACATCTTTCAGCGCGGACTCAAAAAGTTGGATGACTGGTGGGGGTAGGCCATGCGGTTACGCAAAAAACTTATGGTTGATGGGCAGGAATACGGCCTGGTCACCGAAAACGTGGCCCTCTACTACAACCGGCCCGGGCGCGCAGTGTTTCAGGTGCGCGCTACGGACGAGCAGGCGGAAGCGCTCACGGGCATGGTGCAGTTCGCCCTTGGCTGGGCGCATTCAGACGGCATGACCCTGTTTTTCACGGGCGACGTTGAACGCGCCGTGCGGGTGGACGGCCAGCAGCGCCGCCTCTTCTGCCGCGAAATTTCGGCCCGGCTGGATAGCAACATCCCGCTGGCCATCCGCCACGCCACCCTCAAGGACGTTTTGGGCGCGTATGCCGCCGCTACCGGGCTTGAGTTCATCCTGCCGGATAAACCGTATGCCTCGGTCAAAGCGCCGGCCTTTTATGGGCACGGCAGCGGCTTCCACGGGCTGGCCTGCGCGGGCGACATTTTCGGCATTGCCGACTACCACTGGCAGGCCCAGGGCGACGGCAAAATATTTGTGGGCTCCTGGGCAGATTCCCGCTGGCCGGACAGGCCCGGCACAATCTCGGAAGAGTTTTTTACCGCTGCTGGCAGCGCGGCCCGCAAAATTGCGGCCGTGCCCACCATGCGCCCGGGGGCTGTGCTCAACGGGCAGAGGGTGCGCATGGTGCGCTTTTCCGGCCACAACATGACCGTGGGCTTTGAGGACGTGTAACCATGCGCGAAATGATAAAAAAAATCGTCATGGAGCTGCTGCCGGAACTGGCGGGCGGTCTGCATCTTGATCGCTACGCCCGGGTGCTTGCCGCGGGGGATTCCCCCACAGAGGGAGCCACCAGCGAACGCTTTCGCCCCCGGTATGCCGTGGATCTGGAAATTCTCGGGCCGGACATGGAGCCGGACGCCAGCTTTCCCAAGTACAGCGCCGTGCCGCTGCCCGTGAGCGTGGGCGGCGGGCAGGAGAGCGGCACGTTCTGCTTTCCCGAGGAGGGCGCGTTGTGCGTGGTTGGCTTCGCCTATGGTCGGCAGGATCACCCCATCATCCGGCAAATTTTCCCCCTGGGCGTCAGCCTGCCCGCGCTTGAACGCGGCGAGGTGCTCATGCAGCAAAGCCCCACCAGCTTTCAGCGCGTGGACGCCCAGGGCAACTGGAAGCGCGAAACAAGCGCCGACATAAACGAAAGCTCGCTTGCCCGCACCGTGAAGGCGGAGAACTACTCCGCAGACCTTGGCAGCGAAAACCGCAGCGTGGCCGCCCACAGCACCGAAAGCGTGGGGAGCTGCAAAACCATCGAGGCCGGCACGGTGCTGACACTGCTGGCAGGCCTGCGGGCCGACCTGGGCAGCTTGGGCGCGCTCAACCTCACGGCAGGGGGCGACTCCACCCACTCCACCGCAGGATCCGCGCAGGAAACCGTGGGCAAGGATCACACAAGCAAGGTCACAGGCAACCGCCAGATCGACATTGCTGGCAACCGTGGCCTGACCGTGCAGGGAGCCGACACCATAACCGTGGAAGGCGAGGAAACCATCAAGGCCAGGGGCAAGGTCACAATCGAAAGCGCTCAGGAGCTTTTGTTGCGCGCGCCTGTGGTCAAAATTCAGGGCATCCTCACCACAGAGGGCTACGAGGGCGGCCCGGGCAGCTCCACACTTTACGGCGACTTTACCGTGCGCAATGGCCGGGTGGATGTACCCGACAAGGACGTTACCGCGGGGGCCGTTTCCCTGCGTGGTCATACCCATACGGGCGTCATGCCCGGCAGCTCCACCACCGGCACCCCGGTGGGTGGATAAAGCAACAACCCATGAGAGCCACGAGCCCCAACACCACGCCCACGAGGCTTCGGACTCCTCATGCAATCGCTTACCCTTTCCCCGTCCATTACGTTGTTCCAGGGCGATGCCCTGGACGTGCTCCGCTCCTTGCCTGACGACAGCGTCGACATGGTGCTGACTGACCCGCCCTACTCAAGCGGCGGGTCGACCTTGTCTACCCGGCAGGCTGATCCGGCGCAAAAATACCAGGCGACCGGCACAAAACGCACATATCCAGCCATGTTGGGCGATGCCAAAGACCAGCATAGCTGGATCCTGTGGAGTACGTTGTGGCTTTCCCAGTGCTTGCGCGTAGCCCGGGAGGGTGCCGTGTGCCTTGTCTTTACCGACTGGCGGCAGTTGCCCAGCCTCACGGACGCCGTGCAGGCGGCCGGCTGGAAATGGATGGGTATAATCCCCTGGGACAAACGCAGCGCACGTCCGCAGATCGGCAAATTCAAGCAGCAATGTGAATTCGTGGTCTTCGGCGTCAAGGGGCATTTTATCCCCCATACGAGGCTATGCCTGCCCGGAATGTACTCCCACCCCATACTTGCCGCGCGCAAAAACCATCTTACGGCCAAACCCGTGGAGCTCATTTGCAATTTGTTGGCAATCGCGCCTGAAGGCGGAAGCGTGCTGGATCCTTTCATGGGCGGCGGTTCCCACGGGGCCGCCTGTGTTGAAACTGGCCATCCGTACATCGGGGTGGAGCTTTCCCCTAAATACTTCCGCGTCAGCGCCCACTGGCTTGCCGAGTTGGCTGGCCTTCCTCTGGAGGGTCAGCCGTGCGCGTAACCACCACCCAATCGCTCCCCGAACTGCGCTGCCAGCACTGCGGCAAAAAGCTGGCTGAAGGCTACGTAGACCTCTTGGTCATCAAGTGCCCACGTTGCCGCACCTACAACACATTAAGAACGGATTGCCACAGGTGCGAGGCTGACAATCTCCAAAGCCCTGCGCAACACCACTAAAACACGGCAAAAAACAGCAAAAAAGGCGGGATTTCCCGCCTTTTTTTATATCTCCAGCCAGCTTCTGGCATGTTCTCTGCCGCCTTCAGCACTAATCCGCCCCACTTGTGCCCGGGCTTCCACTCCCTGTCCCTTACCGCGCCTAACAGCCGCGCGCCCCAGAAAAAAAGCACTCCTCCGCCCCAAACCTTCGGCGTTTTTTTGACGCTTCTGTGCAATCCCAGAGCCTGCGCAAAGGGCAGGCAAATCTACGGGGCCAGGGGCGAAGAAGAGAAAGGCACCACTGCACTCTATGCAGCCATTTGCAAATGATTGCAGGCTAATTGCACACATTCTTGTCAGCTAATTAGGCATAATTTACCTATTTTTTTAGCCTTTTTTAAAAAAGCGCGAACGCCTGAATCGTGTTGTTTTGCAAGGAGCTGCGAACAGTATCACGAATGAAATCACGAATTGTCCCTAGGCACACCCAAAATCAAGGCATAAAAAAAGAGCTGGTCACATTTGTAACCAGCTCAAATTATTTACTAATGGCGGAGAGGGTGGGATTCGAACCCACGTAGGAGCTATTAACCCCTAACTCGATTTCGAGTCGAGCGCGTTACGGCCGCTTCGCTACCTCTCCGCAGGCCACAAAGGGCGTTGGGTGCCCCGCTTGCAGCCGAAGGCGGTATATAGCCTATCTTTGGGTGAAAGGCAATGCTTCTGTCTCACAATGGCGCGTCGCCGCTGTGCTTTGTCTCAAAATGGCTAAGAGTCGCCCGCAATTCCTTTATTTACGTCCCCCCGGCAACCTGAGGGGAACGCCCCCATGGACATAGGCGCAAGGCCGAGGACAGCAGATCATCCGGCAAGAATGGACCGGGAAGCAGGCCAAGGTAAAAGCCAGCGTACCTATTCCGCGATATCGCTCTAGTCGCGTTCTTCACCCAAATCCTGCCAACCCGCCCGTAGTGCTTGCCCGCGCCGCACCTAGTGCTTGCCCAGCGCCGCCATGACCTCCAGGGCGTCAGCCTGCTCTGGGTCTGTCTGCAAGGCGCGCAGGGCGTTATCTTCCGCAGCCTGTTTTTTACGCCAGGCAAGGTACATTTTCGACATTTTGCCAAAGGTGGAGGCATGCCCGCCAAACGTGCGCAGCACCGCCTGATACACCGCCTCGGCCTTTTCGTATTCCCGCAGTTCCATCCACGCTGCCACGGCCCCGGTGTAGGCCGAGGCCTCGCGAGGCTGAATGGTCATAGCTTCCTCATACATGGTGGCGGCTTCGGCAAATAGCCCGGCAGCGGCAAAAATCTGGCCCATCTGCAGGCGAATGCCGTCCTCGTCGCCAAACTCTTCCACTATGCGCTTCAAAAAAGCGCGCCCCTTGGCAACCTGCCCCTCGCGCAAAAAATCGAGCCCGCTGCTGATGAGCTGCTTTTTCCGCTCCAGCCGGGCCTCCGCCTCCTGCTGCACAGCCTGCTCCGCCGCAGTTTCCAGAATTTTGGCCAGCCCATCCAGCACGGTTGAAAGCGTTGCTTCCTTGCCCGCTTGCAGGGTGATGCTGCGCGGTTTACCCGTATTGCCGGGATCAAGCAGCGGTTGCAGCGCGCTATGGCGCACAATGCCTCCCAAGAATTCCCCGATCTGGATATCCAGTTCCGCCCTTGCGGAACGCATCAGCTTTACCCCGGCCAGAAGCCGCAGCGCTTCACTCATGGTCACAAGGGCGCGCTCAACTTCATCACGCCGCAGATAGCCCATTGCACGGGCGATATTTTCCCTGATTTCTTTGGGAGCAGTTGTCAGCATGCCGAGCCGTCCTCCAGCCAGTGATGCCGCACTGTTTGAGCGTTGTTTCGCAAAATCTGCAAGGCCGCATCCGGCACAAGAAAATCCACATTGCGGCCCGTCAGCCAGAGCTGTCGCACCCGAGAGGCGCTCACCGCCAGCCACGGCACAGAAAGAAAATGCGCCAGCCCGCCCCCCGGCAAGGTCATACACGGGCAGGCAGATAACAATGGAGCGCGCTCTGCGGCATCGGGCCACATGGTTTTAGCGGCGGTGATAAAATCGGCAGAGGTATGCCCCTTGCGGGGCACAACCACAAAATGACACAGCCGGGGCAAATCCAGCCCCTTATGCCATGTGGAGAGCAAGGCAAAATCCGGGCTGCCCAGAATAAAATACAGATCCGTATCCGGCTCTGCCTCACGGTAGGCGCAAAGCGTATCCCACGTATACGACGGCCCCTGGCGCTGAGCCTCCATCCGGTTGCAGCGCAGCCAGGGCAAGCCCTGAGCGCAGGCTTCCACCATCCGGGCGCGCAGATCAAAGGGCAGCATGGCGCTCTGCGCCTTGTGCGGCGGCACGGCGCAAGGCACCATATCCACGCCCTGCACAAGATCGCCCAAGGCCTCGCGGGCCTCAATGGCCAGCCGCAGGTGTCCCACGTGGGGCGGGTTAAAACTGCCGCCAAGAATGGCCCGGCCCGGCGGGGGGGACGCCGCTTCCGCCATCTATACGCGCACCTGCCCCTGGCCAAGCACCACAAACTTGGTGGTGGTCAGTTCGTCCACGCCCATGGGACCGTAGGCATGCAGCTTTGAGGTAGAAATGCCTATTTCCGCGCCAAGGCCAAGCTGCCCGCCGTCGTTGAAACGGCTCGAAGCATTGACCGCCACCATGGAAGCATCCGCCTCGCGCAAAAAGCGCATGGCATGCTCGTGGTTGTTGGTGCAGATGATTTCCGTGTGATTTGAGCCGTAGCGGGCAATGTGATCCAGCGCGGCATCCATACTTTCCACCACGCACACGGCAAGCACCAGAGCATGAAATTCCTGCCCCAGATCATCAGGCCGCTGAGCAACGGCAGTTGCGCCAAGCAGGGGCAGCGATTGCGGGCAGGCGCGAAATTCCACCCCGGCGGCACCAAGCTTTGCCGCCACCTTGGGCAGAAAATCCTTGGCCACGCCGCGGTGCACCAGCAGGCATTCCAGCGCGTTGCACACGCCGGGGCGCTGCACCTTGCCGTTAAAAACAATCTCCGCCGCTACGTCCAGATCGGCATCCGCATCAATATAAGCGTGGCACACGCCCTTGAAGTGCTTGAGCACGGGCATGGTGGCAGCCTCGGTCACGGCGCGCACAAGGCCCTCGCCGCCGCGCGGAATTATAACATCAATATAACGGTCGAG
This portion of the Desulfovibrio desulfuricans genome encodes:
- a CDS encoding phage tail protein, with the translated sequence MSDDSKLDLPEVSFWMNGANAQALCKAAQLWFQRLGDAAIWPARQFNPMTCSLPVLDLLAWQRGVARYSNEPERLYRLRVTHAYANARDSGQTAGWGRIFERLELGGLSLAERVPGQDWDRVGIIADDSQFPDQQNVLEIIIEDYGRTCRRYYFDSRIPIPALAHVGRFSWHQETVEAAMSTRAIADAGARMAVFDHHAATLEAHL
- a CDS encoding phage tail protein, whose protein sequence is MSTILTAAGESLIARLQAEGKALIIDTMILANVPGQDHTQAIAPGVTVPAEDQIALRYAIPPQYRAYVNPNQVVYSAMLGSDMGDFVFNWQGLWCSEHNTLVAVGTFPALEKRRYDEANGKTGNNLTRNFLLTFTGARELTGLTISADVWQLDFTVRLNGIDERQRLANFDIYGQAFFDADGWLLQKTAEAYAFAPGLGYVGGIRAALAESLPLAAPESANLPQKVWLDVCLKHTGSDRVVEASPMLTPPAAPLADSAADETGLMHYRALVARIEADGSVTDLRPRKNAGILPIPGVDGVTIINNNNTLIVPDVYVRLAADMTVYVSISGDDGNNGLTPDAPMRTVQMALNKVSSSYNLGTHIVTINIAPGTYAERVRLPRYQASTGSISIVGSGIDSTIVAGMSLDVDATYSITDLTVSAYAQQINPWCLAVSSGRVACRNCKFWLPSNVTGAYSYMVWANNSGLINLGATGSSGIQIVSNATAYHMILASSGGRIEIYDHITMSGAVSVACACAQTLGSIFRNGTSNPTISGSVTGNRYIATLNGVISVNGGGASYFPGTIAGNVSSGGQYV
- a CDS encoding baseplate complex protein, which codes for MPDFLLLDDYTVPGFGLTVSLTLPIKDEDASGDSSSTSKAEKGKKGKKLEVKTKIRFKDEDKLTAFMSLAEAMSKGDGRLFTITNRVANAGGMRQGRFSGDVKVDPQEGLAMWLLTFSLAEHKSVSEMAEDREGTPAVAAQQNNGDKVDGAAAPEGSTAETEQMDIFQRGLKKLDDWWG
- a CDS encoding phage baseplate assembly protein, which encodes MREMIKKIVMELLPELAGGLHLDRYARVLAAGDSPTEGATSERFRPRYAVDLEILGPDMEPDASFPKYSAVPLPVSVGGGQESGTFCFPEEGALCVVGFAYGRQDHPIIRQIFPLGVSLPALERGEVLMQQSPTSFQRVDAQGNWKRETSADINESSLARTVKAENYSADLGSENRSVAAHSTESVGSCKTIEAGTVLTLLAGLRADLGSLGALNLTAGGDSTHSTAGSAQETVGKDHTSKVTGNRQIDIAGNRGLTVQGADTITVEGEETIKARGKVTIESAQELLLRAPVVKIQGILTTEGYEGGPGSSTLYGDFTVRNGRVDVPDKDVTAGAVSLRGHTHTGVMPGSSTTGTPVGG
- a CDS encoding DNA-methyltransferase, whose amino-acid sequence is MQSLTLSPSITLFQGDALDVLRSLPDDSVDMVLTDPPYSSGGSTLSTRQADPAQKYQATGTKRTYPAMLGDAKDQHSWILWSTLWLSQCLRVAREGAVCLVFTDWRQLPSLTDAVQAAGWKWMGIIPWDKRSARPQIGKFKQQCEFVVFGVKGHFIPHTRLCLPGMYSHPILAARKNHLTAKPVELICNLLAIAPEGGSVLDPFMGGGSHGAACVETGHPYIGVELSPKYFRVSAHWLAELAGLPLEGQPCA
- a CDS encoding Com family DNA-binding transcriptional regulator, producing the protein MRVTTTQSLPELRCQHCGKKLAEGYVDLLVIKCPRCRTYNTLRTDCHRCEADNLQSPAQHH
- a CDS encoding tetratricopeptide repeat protein, encoding MLTTAPKEIRENIARAMGYLRRDEVERALVTMSEALRLLAGVKLMRSARAELDIQIGEFLGGIVRHSALQPLLDPGNTGKPRSITLQAGKEATLSTVLDGLAKILETAAEQAVQQEAEARLERKKQLISSGLDFLREGQVAKGRAFLKRIVEEFGDEDGIRLQMGQIFAAAGLFAEAATMYEEAMTIQPREASAYTGAVAAWMELREYEKAEAVYQAVLRTFGGHASTFGKMSKMYLAWRKKQAAEDNALRALQTDPEQADALEVMAALGKH
- the nadD gene encoding nicotinate (nicotinamide) nucleotide adenylyltransferase; this encodes MAEAASPPPGRAILGGSFNPPHVGHLRLAIEAREALGDLVQGVDMVPCAVPPHKAQSAMLPFDLRARMVEACAQGLPWLRCNRMEAQRQGPSYTWDTLCAYREAEPDTDLYFILGSPDFALLSTWHKGLDLPRLCHFVVVPRKGHTSADFITAAKTMWPDAAERAPLLSACPCMTLPGGGLAHFLSVPWLAVSASRVRQLWLTGRNVDFLVPDAALQILRNNAQTVRHHWLEDGSAC
- a CDS encoding glutamate-5-semialdehyde dehydrogenase; translation: MTPAEEMSRLGARAKEAARAIAKAHPDAKTQALLGLAQLLQEREAEILAANAEDLAAARAAGQDAPRLDRLTLTPAIMDEMRAACRHVANLPDPVGATERQWQRPNGLLVGRMRVPLGVIAMIYEARPNVTIDAAILCIKAGNAVILRGGSEALRSNIALAKALCDALAQAGLPADAAQLVSIPGHEAVNALCKLDRYIDVIIPRGGEGLVRAVTEAATMPVLKHFKGVCHAYIDADADLDVAAEIVFNGKVQRPGVCNALECLLVHRGVAKDFLPKVAAKLGAAGVEFRACPQSLPLLGATAVAQRPDDLGQEFHALVLAVCVVESMDAALDHIARYGSNHTEIICTNNHEHAMRFLREADASMVAVNASSRFNDGGQLGLGAEIGISTSKLHAYGPMGVDELTTTKFVVLGQGQVRV